From Petrotoga mexicana DSM 14811:
CTTGCTTGGCAAGCAAGTGCTCTACCGCTGAGCTATATCCGCATTGATTTTCTGGAGCAGGTGATGGGGCTCGAACCCATGACCTCCGCCTTACCAAGGCGGCGCTCTACCGACTGAAGCTACACCTGCATCGATCAAATAAATTATACTATATTTAGACTCTTTCGTCAAGGTATGTTAAGGGTTAAATATGTTAAAAATAAATGGATAGCAAAAAAAAATCAAAATTCCACGACATTTCATGGCAAAATTATAACCTATAGAAACTTAATTTCAACTTATAACTTACTTTTTCATGATATAATTTAATACTAAGAAGAATTAAATTCAGTATATAGGTGAGGAGCAGGGTGAAACACTGATTCCCCTTTCCTTATGATGGGTGGGCAGCGGGGCGAAGGGGCGCTATAAAACTAAAATGGAGGTTTTAACATTGACAGAATTTCTATTGCAAAACACACACGGTAGTCATTTTTACATGAAAACACCTTCTGGTCATGATATTCATGTGGACACAGATCCAGAGTTCCTTGGCTATGACTCAGGTGCAAAACCCATGGAGTATTTAATCGCTGGTTTAGGTGGGTGTACAGGGATAGATGTGGTAACGATTTTGGACAAAATGAAAGTAAAGTACGATGCATTGAATTTGAGAATATTAACAGAAAGAAGTGAGGAGCATCCCAAAAAATACACGAAGATTCATATAATTTTCGAATTTAAGGGGAAAGATCTACCTATGGATAGATTACAAAGAGCTGCTCAACTTTCACAAGAAAAATATTGTGGAGCAACCGCTACATTTAGAGGTTCCACAGAAATGACCTACGAAGTAAAGATTGTTGAGTGAATTTAAATACAATAATTTTTAGGAGGAATAAAATGGCTAACTTAAAGGAACGAAAAGAGAAAATCTCTCAAAAACTTGAAAATATAGACAACGTTATTATGGTTATGAGCGGTAAAGGAGGAGTTGGAAAAACTACCGTTGCGGTGAATTTAGCGGTAGCTTTGGCTCTAGAAGGTAGGAAAGTAGGCCTTTTGGATGTTGATTTACATGGTCCCGATGTAGTAAGAATGTTGGGAGGTAAGGAAGCTAAAGTATCTGCTTTGGGAGGAGAAATACTACCCCCTGAAGTACACGGAATAAAAGTTATTTCTATTTCCCAATTCTTAGATAACGATAATGATGCTGTTATCTGGAGAGGTCCTTTAAAAACAGGTGCTATAATGCAGTTCATTGGAGATGTTGCTTGGGGTAAATTGGATTATCTAATTATCGATGCACCTCCAGGTACAGGAGACGAACCTCTGACGGTTTTCCAAAACGTGGACAAGATTAAGGGTGCTTTGATCGTAACTTCACCTTCTACCGTTTCACAAGACGACGTGGAAAGGGCTATTAATTTTGTAAAAAAAATGGATAAGCAAGTTATCGGGATAGTTGAAAATATGTCTTATTTTATCTGTCCAAATTGTAAAACTAAACACTACATTTTTGGCGAAAATGGTGGAAAATCTTTAGCAGAAAGATACAACTTAGAATTACTTGCACAAATTCCTTTGGATTCAACTGTCAGAGAAAACATGGATGCAGGTAAACCTGTTGCTTATTTCGGAACTCCAGAAGTAACTAATGTCTACGTTAACTTGGCAAAGACGGTAATAGAAAAAGTAGAAGCCGTTAGTTAATAAGGTATTAGATCACTGTCTCGAATCAGTAAACTTTTTTCATTGATAGGGGGGTTACTTTCATGAAGAAAGTATTATTCGTTGTAATGATACTTATTTTTGCTGTAGTTTCTTTTTCTGTTAGCACTACGTTTTTATACTCGAAAGAAGCGACTTCTGTTTATTTAATTGCCAGTTTTAATAACTTTGAACCTATCGCCATGGAAAAAAGCTTCACGGGACTATGGCGTTACAATGTTGATTTAGAACCTGGCGAATACCTGTATAAATTCATCGTAGATGGGAAAAGAACGATAGATTTTTCAAACGAGGATGTACAAGCCTATAACGGTGAAATCTTCAATGTACGCACCGTTCAAGAATCATTTGTTTTTCCAAAAGTTGGAGACGGCTCAATTAAAAAGGTTTATTTCGATAACGAAAGAAGATATATAAATCCGGTCCAAAAGGGTGAAATATATCTTTCAATAGAATTCGAAAAAAATGATATTGAAGACGTTGAACTACAAGCTAACGCATCCTCTATACAAAAATCTGTAATAGAGTTCAATAATACCATCCTTTATAGGTTTCACGTATTTACCGAAGCTGAAGTTTTAAAGTATAGATTTTTGATCCGCGATAGCGAAGAAATAATATATGGTTTCAACGGAACAGAAGAGTTTTTTGAGTTCGACTTTAATCATCCTATAATTTCTTATTTTGATATACCAGAATGGTCAAAAGGAAGGATCTATTATCAAATATTTCCTGATAGGTTCAGAAATGGTGATACTTCCAACGATCCGCAAGGGACCTATAGTTGGAACGGCCCTCACAACAGAAATTCTCTTTCTTTTGGTTTTTATGGTGGAGATCTTCAAGGGGTCATTGATTCAATTGACCACTTAGAATACATCGGGGTGGAAGCGATCTACTTCAACCCCATTTTTGAAGCTCAAACTCCCCATAAATACGATACAACTGATTATTTAAAAATTGATGATTCTTTCGGTAACGAAGAGGTCTTTTCTAATATGATAGAGGCATTACATGAATCAGATATCAAAGTAATCTTAGATGGTGTATTCAATCATACTGGAACTGAATTCTTCGCCATGAAAGAAAACTTTCTCAAACAAGAAAAATCCAATTATTTGGATTGGTATTATATCAAATCGTTTCCTATCAAAAAATCCACAGAAAGTTACGAAGGTTGGCATGGATACGCTGATCTCCCTCAATTAAACAATGAAAATCCCGAAGTAAGGGCATACATAAATCAGGTAATTGGTAAATGGATGAGTTTTGGGATAGATGGATGGAGAATGGATGCGGTCGATCAACTCCCTGAAACTTATTGGTCAGCTCTTTACGAGAATATTAAAAACATAGACCAAGAAGCCCTAGTTGTGGGAGAATTTTGGAGAGATGCCACTTCTTATTTTGAAGATCCAAGTTTCGACTCGGTTATGAATTACATTTTCAGAGATGCGGCTATTGCATATGCCAAAGGTGGAAGGGCTATTAACTTTATTAATACCACTAACGCATACATAGACAAATATCCACCACAAGTGTTGCATGGGTTATGGAACCTTTTAGGTTCACATGATACTGAAAGAATACTAACGGCCCTCGGTGAAGATACACAACGAATGAAATTAGCTGTTGTTCTTCAAATGACGTTTATAGGATCTCCTCTAATATATTACGGTGATGAAATAGGTATGACGGGGACCACAGATCCATTTTGCAGGGTTCCATTTTATTGGGATGATAGTAAGTGGAATATGGAAATTTTAGATTTGTACTCCCAATTGGCAGAATTAAGAAAAGAAAGTAATGCCTTAAGAAAAGGTGATTATACGGTATTGTATGCCGATGAAAGTGTTCTAATTTATGAAAGACGCTATCAATCAGAGAATGTCATAATTGCACTAAATTCTAAAGATTCACAAATTGAAATTGAGTATGATTTGAACGGAAATTACAGAGATATCTTAACTGGAGAAAGCTTTAATACCATAGAAAAAATGCCAAGTAAAAGTTTTCTTGTACTTGTTAGCGAGTGAAATTGGAGGATTTAGATGTATTATTATGAAGTAATCCCCATAGGTCAAATGGTTTTTAATGGGTTTACCTACAAAAGCGATAAAAAATTAGAGATAGGTCAAAGGGTTATTATTGATTTAAGAGGTAAGTTCCTTTCTGGCTTAATTTACAAAGAAGCTGAAAGCACCGAATTTAGCAAAATAAAAGAGATCGCATTTCCATTGGATAATAAAAGTTTATTAAATGAGAATCACATCAAACTTATGGAAAAAGTAAGCTCAAAATTTATGGCTCCTATTGGAGAGGTTGCAAGATTGCTTTTTCCTCCTCTTTCTTCGGATATTTATAAACTGAGAATTATACCAAAAAGTTCTTTGGGTCCTATTCAAAAGCCTATTTTTTACAAACAATTTTTAAAATCTTTTGATAATGCTTCAAAAGCCAACAAGCAGTTAAGAGAGTATTTGGATTCAAATTTAATTGAGATAGAACTATATAGAAAAGAATTTACAAAGAAAATAGATAAGTTTGTTAGTCTAAAAATGGACTTAAAAGAGACGTGGAAGTTCAATGTATCAAAATCTGCCAGAGAGGTAATAAATTATCTCTCCATAAACGGTGAAACCTTAGAAAGCGATCTGTACTCACAAGGTATTGTGAAAAAAGGTTCCACCGTTTTGAACACCTTAAGGAAAAAAGGTATAATAGAATTATCAGAAAGTATAACGGCTTACCAAAAAAATACAGAAGTTTCTTTAAATGATGAACAGAGGCAAGCAGTTGAAACAATAAAAGCAAATCCTGATAAACCACATTTATTGTACGGGGTTACGGGGAGCGGTAAAACCGAAGTATTTTTCGAGGTGGCAAGACCTATTTTGGAAAGTGGTGGGAAAGTACTTCTTTTGGTTCCAGAAATTTCTTTAACCTCCGAACTAATGAACAGGTTAAAAAAACGATTCGCTAATTACAATGCAGCTTTTTACCATTCTGGACTTACAAGTAGTGAAAGAGTGCAAACTTGGTATAAAGCCGTGAATGGTGAATTAGATTTAGTCATAGGAACAAGAAGCGCCATTTTCATACCCATGAAAGATTTAAAAATGATTATAATCGACGAAGAACATGATCAATCTTACTATCAGATAGAAAATGTTAGTTACGATGCAATAGATACAGCTTGTTTTAGAAAAGATTTAGAAGATATTCAACTGATACTTTCATCAGCTACCCCACGGGTTGTTGATCTGCACAAGGCAAAAACAAATTCTTTTTATCTTGAAAAAATAAAAACAAGATATTTTACCGAAATGCCTGAAGTCCAAATAGTTGATATGAAAAAAGATGAAAAATACAACTGGATATTCAGCAAAAAGGTAGTAGAAAATATAGAAGTTTCTTTGAAAAAAAACAAAAAAGTAATTGTTTTTACGCCAACAAGAGGATATGCCAATTATGTAATTTGCAGTGATTGTGGATATATATTTAAATGTGATGAGTGTGATGTTTCATTAACCTTTCATAAAAAAGAAAGAAAATTAAGATGCCATTACTGTGGAAAGGAAAGTGAATTACCAAATTTTTGCCCAAAATGTGGAGGCTTTAAGCTGCAAACCAGAGGTTTCGGTACGGAACGGGTTATGACTGAATTGGCTAAGTTGTTCCCTTCACAACCTCTGGTAAGGGTTGATAGAACGGTTATAAAAACATTCAAAGATTTAAGAAACACTTTCAATTTCATGAAAGAACCTGGGAAAAAGATTGTTGTCGGGACTAAGATGATCACTAAAGGTTTGGATATTCAAGATCTAGATTTAGTAGTCATTCTTGACGCTGATAGATATATCAACTTCCCCGACTACAATGCCCAAGAAAGTACAGCCTCTTTGCTCATGCAGGTTGCCGGGAGATCTGGCAGGAAAGAAAAAGGCAAAGTCATCATTCAAAGTTTTGAACCAGAAAATAATATTTATAAATCTTTAATTGATCATAATTTTGACCTGATTGCCGAGAATGATCTCGAACAAAGAAAAATATACGGTTATCCTCCATTTGTAACCTTGTTTTTGATTTTAGTGAACAACCCTTCTGCTGATAAAGCAAAAGCAAAAGCAAATGAAATCGTCGAAGAGTTGGGTAAAATTGAAAATCAGGATGATTTTGAAATATTAGGACCAGTTGTACCAATCATTTCCAAATTAAGAGGAAATTATAGGTATCAAATCATTATAAAAAGTAAAAAGAAAAATCATGACTTTTTATTCTCAGCGATTAAAACATATTTTAGAGACATCAAAATTTATGTTAACCCTCCCACCACATTAGTATAAGTTTTCTTATAAAAACAATTATTTCACGTTTATCCCCAAAATATAGAAATATAAGTATAGCAACTATTCAAATCTGGAGGTGATTTAGATGGAGTATAAAGTTTATACAAAGGAAGTAGAACTTACCGAAGCTTTAGAGAATTATATCGAAAAAAGGATGAGTAAACCAGACCATCTGCTCAAAAAACATTCCGATATCGTCTCTCCCTCTGATGTCAGAATCACAAAAGAGAGGGGTATATACAAAGTAGAAATAACTACCCACATTAAACCTTTAAGCAAGATCATAAAAGTAGAAGAAAGAAACAATGATCTTTATGAAGCTATTGATAAGGTAACAGATTCTTTGGAAAGAAAAATAAGAAAGCTAAAAAATCGTTTACAAGAACGAAGCAGAGCGGAAAAAAAGGTGCGAATGGAAATAGAACAAAATCTTCAAAATCCTGACATTAAAAATCTTGATTTAGCTGAAGAAAGTGAAGCAGAGAGTGAAGAAAAACCCGATGCTCCCAAAATCGTGAGAACAAAAAATTTTGATCTAACTCTTATGAACGTTGAGGAGGCAATGTTACAAATGCAACTTTTGGGTCATTCATTTTTCGTTTTCAGAAATCCAGAAAATGATGCTATCAGCGTGCTTTACGAAAGAAAAGATGGAGATTTAGGTCTCATAGAATTCAATGAATAATTGCTAGATACAAAAGGGATGCTTTCGATAAAAATTAATCAAGGAAAAAAACATAGGGTCTGCTTTTAAAGACCCTATGTTTTTTGTTAAATTAAGTCTATCATATAAGGTTTTAGAAAGTGATGGACAACCGCCAAGATCGCCACACTGATAAAAACTGACAGAAAGGCATTTAAGCTAAACCCTGTTATACTCAAGCTCAGTGCTGTTCCGGCTGCTGGTGGATGTTCTGTATCTATGACAACCATAAGAAATATTGAGAGGCCTACGGCAAGGGCGTACGATAAATTAGAGAATACAAAATTACCGTTAAGCAAAAAAGAAAAAATACTTCCGCATATAAATCCTACCGCATGCCCACCCACCAAGTTTCTAGCCTTAGCAACCATACTTTTTGGCATCGCAAAAACTATAAAAGTCGATGCCCCTAAAGAACTGACTATTATTGGCCTGTCTTGAACATTCAAAATCAAAAGTATGAAAAAGATCGTGATGGTAGCCAATAAACTTTGAAAAACATACTTCTTCCAGTTTTTTTTGAACTTTACTAAAATATTAGAAATTTCGTCCAACTAGAGATTCTCCTTAAAAGAACGTTAGTTTAAAATGTTTGACCGAAACCAAACCAAACCTTTCCGTTTAAAGCCTCATCCCATCCATATCCAAAGCCTATTTGTCCCAATAAAGGAACTGTGAACCTTAATCCACCACCAAAGGACAGGATGCTATCATCAAAAAGCTTACTAACATCATCTTGAGCGCTACCGTAATCAAAATAGGCAATGAGATCCAATGGAACTTGACTTGTGGCAAGCTCGTAAGCCAACTCGGTGTTGAATAAAAGTAAATTTTCTCCTTCCTGTGCGTAAAAATCAGAAGTCCTTACAGAATACATTCCTCCAACATTGAATTGATAATTAAGGTTAGAATCGCTGTTGGAATTATATACGGTACCTAATTTTAGCCTACTTCCCAGTGTGAATTTATAAAAACTGTAAAATAGTTTACCTTCAGTGGTGGCACCGATATAGTAATTATCGGTATTACTTGTTTCAACCCCTCCTATACCATTGATTTGGAAATATTGACCATTATGTGGCCTATAAGGGCTGTCTAAGCTGTTGTATAAATATCCGGCTGATCCAGAAAGTACATTAAGATTACTTTCATCCACTAATTTGTAGTTATTGTAGGTAAAAGAACTTGTTATATAAGAAAAGTCTTGTATACTGTATCTTGGAGCAACAGATAACGACAGATAGTTAGTTGCATATCCACCGATGTTTGAATAATACTCTCCATCTTCACTTACCGTATAATGTATGCCAGCACCTAAATTAAGGTTACTACCAGCCAACTTAATAACATCGTAATCGAATCCGACAGAATAGTAATTTCTCATAGGATTTAAAGCTGAGTTAAGAGAGAATGTTTGTCCGTATCCAAAAGGATTTAAAAATTGAACCTCAAGCTCCCCTGTAAAACCTTGATACCATTCTTGGTCTTCTGGTAAGGTCCAGGTGACACCTCCCATTAATTTTCCAAGTTTTCCACTTTCTATAGGGGTTATCTTAAAACCTATTACATCTTCCGCTTGCTGTATGGGCTGTATTTTAATGTCTTTAAAAAATCCTGTTCCCATGAAGGATGTGTACGTGTCTTGTAATTTTTGCTGGTTAAAAACTTCGCCTGGTTTTATCTTCACTAGAGATTCAACTATGTATGGTTTAGTTTTAGCGGTCGCTTCCTGAGTTATTTCAACGTCTCCAACCTTTGGTTCCGTTATTTCGAATATTAATTCATTATCTTGGTATTTAGGGGTAATTAATGTGTAAATGTATCCGTTGTCGTAATAAACCTTTTGAAGATTGTCGTAAGCGTATAGAAGGTCTAAATTACTCACAGGGTTTCCTAACGGAACGAACTCATTCACAACCTCATTCAATCTAAATTCTTCTAAACTTTCGTTTCCAATAAAAGATATTTTGTTTATTATTACTGGATCTTCAGGGACAATTTTTCTTAAATTGCCTTCTAAAACAAGTAATAATTCTCCACCTTCGTTTTCTTCTATTTCGGTTACTTCAAAACGTAAATTCGTGTCAGCAGAAAAAAACGGTATTTGATTTAACGAGTTCAATATATTTTGAACCTTTTGAAAACTTGGATAGGTTTCTTTGGCGTTGGGCCTAAATAAGAAGAATTTGCTATTCCAATCTTTTCTAAAATCAAAACCGATTCTTTCCTTTATGTCTTCTTTATCCAGTTGAGATAATTCTCCCCTTAATTCTAAATCCCAAAGAGAATACTCTTTAACTATGAAAACCAATGTGTCTGATGAATATTCTTTATTGTTTATCTCCGTTGCTTCTAAGGTGATTTCATCTCCTGTCATTTTTAGATTGGAGTATATATCAACGAATTGGTAACCGTTTTTTATGTACAAATCTTGAATGTTTTTCATGGAGGTTTGAAAATCATTTAGATTCAATGGGATATTGGTGTTTATACTGATCGAAGAACGAATATTTTCTTTGTTTATCAATTCATCACCTAAGATCTCAACTTCATAATTTGTTACGATGGGATTGGGCTTAAATATGAGTTCTAGATTCCCATTTTCGTCCAAATTGTAAGAAACAGAGGTAAAATAACCTGACTTTAGTATTTCTTGTATAGCCAATCTAATGTCTATATCCCCCACATAGGTGCCTTCTTGTATACCATAATTTGTTAGTACCCTTTCAACATCCGTTGCTGCATAAGATATGTCAACGTTGTAAGAAATGTCGTTTAAAAGGGTTATCGAAAATGCGAATCCTGCGATGAAAAAGATAGCAAATAGTAGAAAATGTTTTTTCATATTAAAACCTCCTAATTTTTTGTAGTTTGATAGCGCCATTGAACGTTAAGGGGGTTCCCCTTAATAACCCCAAATCAAGGGCAAATTCATTTAAAAGCATTGCAAAACAAACCATTTTGCACAAAGCTGCAAAACGCTCCCCGCCTTTTTTAGAAAGGGACCTGTGGTCCCCTAGCCCACTATTGAAGCTACTTTAAAATGTCTCCTTTGTACTGATGCTTCAAATATGCTTCATAACTCCACGGACAAGTTTTTTGGAAAAATTGTGCCAAAGCCTTAGCGTACTGTTGAATTTCCCATTGTGCATGTGAAGATGCCCTTAAATCCAAGAAATGCATCAGGGCCCGAACATTCGTAGTTAAATAAAACTCAGTGTATTCCCCTACGGGTAGTATAATACGTGCCATTTCTCTAGCTACACCCATATTTATAAGTTTTTCGTAAGCCTCGTAACTTTTCTTGTAAACTTCTTCTATAATTTCAAGAGTCTCTTCTCTTAATTGTTCATCGGAGTATACATTACTACTCTGTTTGTCTTTTGTATCTTGTATCCTGATATGATCCGGGATATAAAACTCGTTGACGTTTTTCGATGTGTATCTTCTACTGATTTCATTGGGAGACATTCCTATCCTATGACGAAACCATTGTCTAACAACAAAGATGGGGGCTTTTACATGAAATGTAAAAGTGATATGTTCAAATGGAGATAGATGGCCATGTTCCATCAAGTAGTTTATGAGTTTTCTGTCTTTTTCATCGGTAGATATATCTTTCCCATGCGAGACTCTCGCGGCTCTAACTGCAGATCTGTCATCTCCCATTATATCAACAAGGGTAACAAAGCCTTTATCTAGTACTTTGATAGATTCCTTATTTGTCGTGAGGCTGTCTTCTTGATTGGTCATTGTCAATTTTTTCCTCCTTACTTGCCGTGAGGCTGTCTTCTTCACTCCCAAATCTGAATACTATATAGAATATCGCTGAAATTACTATAAATAGCGGTAACAACGTGGTCAAAAAATTTCTTGTAGTGAGTTTTCTGTCTATAGTGTTCAAAGTTTGTTTTATTTCAGAATTATCTGGATCGTACATGAGTGCTTTGATTAAATAAATTCTTGAAATTGTCAAATTATCCGTGTTGGTTTTATCACTCTCGTACAAAGTTGTTCCAAGTTTAGCTAAAACTTCTGCATTCTTAGGATCAAGATCAATAGCGGTTTTATAATAATTTATCTTCTGAGAGTTCGTTTCAGAAATATCACCCAAAAGCTCATAACTTTTCGAGAGTACAGTTTTTTTATTAGAATTTTGGAGAATCCAATCGAGGATTTTTCTTGATTCTAATTTTTCATTTAAGTTGTAATATGAAAGGGCTATTAAAAACATGATCCTTTCGTCTTTTTGTGAGAGATTTACATAGTTTGTTGATAGTTGTTTAACGTCTTCAAACTTACCTAATTCAAAAGCTTGAACTATCAACAATTCTTGAATTTTTCTGTTTGAAGGATAAGAAAAATAAACTTTTTCTAGATTTTTGAATATATTTTCTTTTTCTTGAAGGCTTGCCGCTTCCCACGTTAGAAGCGATTTGTAATAAACTGAAAAAGGATTCTCTCCGATTGCCTTCTCTATTATATCAATGGAACTTAAAATTTCATTAAATGTTTCCATATTTTTGGTTTTTTGCCACACTTCAAAATTAAATAAAACATTGAGGGCATTAACAATCACTGAGTCGGGATAATTATTGGTTAATATCTCAATCCTATTGATACTTTGCTCTTCATTGCCAGGATAGTATTCGGAAAGAACATTCAGAGCAGCTGAATCATCAGGTTTTAAAGAAGAAAGTATATAAGGCCTGGTTTGATTAGCAGCCGTTTTGTATTCTTCATTACCTGTTTCATAATATTTTAAATACAAACCTAAAACGTTTAAATTCTTCTGGGAGGAAACTAATAATTGATCAGTATCAAAAGTATAAACGTAGCTATCTAAATTACCGGCATAGATATTCAAAGTTATAAAAGAAATGGAAAGAATTAGAAATGATATTTTTTTAAGAAGTCGATACATGTGTCAATTCTCCTAATTATTTTTTAGCGCCATACGTTAAGGGGTAAACCCCTTAAAAACCCCAAATCAAGGTAAAAATCAAAGTCTTTTGCATAGATCTGCGGAAAACATCATTTGCTACGCAAATGAGAATTAGGATGTTAC
This genomic window contains:
- a CDS encoding tetratricopeptide repeat protein, coding for MYRLLKKISFLILSISFITLNIYAGNLDSYVYTFDTDQLLVSSQKNLNVLGLYLKYYETGNEEYKTAANQTRPYILSSLKPDDSAALNVLSEYYPGNEEQSINRIEILTNNYPDSVIVNALNVLFNFEVWQKTKNMETFNEILSSIDIIEKAIGENPFSVYYKSLLTWEAASLQEKENIFKNLEKVYFSYPSNRKIQELLIVQAFELGKFEDVKQLSTNYVNLSQKDERIMFLIALSYYNLNEKLESRKILDWILQNSNKKTVLSKSYELLGDISETNSQKINYYKTAIDLDPKNAEVLAKLGTTLYESDKTNTDNLTISRIYLIKALMYDPDNSEIKQTLNTIDRKLTTRNFLTTLLPLFIVISAIFYIVFRFGSEEDSLTASKEEKIDNDQSRRQPHDK
- a CDS encoding alpha-amylase family glycosyl hydrolase, producing the protein MKKVLFVVMILIFAVVSFSVSTTFLYSKEATSVYLIASFNNFEPIAMEKSFTGLWRYNVDLEPGEYLYKFIVDGKRTIDFSNEDVQAYNGEIFNVRTVQESFVFPKVGDGSIKKVYFDNERRYINPVQKGEIYLSIEFEKNDIEDVELQANASSIQKSVIEFNNTILYRFHVFTEAEVLKYRFLIRDSEEIIYGFNGTEEFFEFDFNHPIISYFDIPEWSKGRIYYQIFPDRFRNGDTSNDPQGTYSWNGPHNRNSLSFGFYGGDLQGVIDSIDHLEYIGVEAIYFNPIFEAQTPHKYDTTDYLKIDDSFGNEEVFSNMIEALHESDIKVILDGVFNHTGTEFFAMKENFLKQEKSNYLDWYYIKSFPIKKSTESYEGWHGYADLPQLNNENPEVRAYINQVIGKWMSFGIDGWRMDAVDQLPETYWSALYENIKNIDQEALVVGEFWRDATSYFEDPSFDSVMNYIFRDAAIAYAKGGRAINFINTTNAYIDKYPPQVLHGLWNLLGSHDTERILTALGEDTQRMKLAVVLQMTFIGSPLIYYGDEIGMTGTTDPFCRVPFYWDDSKWNMEILDLYSQLAELRKESNALRKGDYTVLYADESVLIYERRYQSENVIIALNSKDSQIEIEYDLNGNYRDILTGESFNTIEKMPSKSFLVLVSE
- a CDS encoding Mrp/NBP35 family ATP-binding protein, whose protein sequence is MANLKERKEKISQKLENIDNVIMVMSGKGGVGKTTVAVNLAVALALEGRKVGLLDVDLHGPDVVRMLGGKEAKVSALGGEILPPEVHGIKVISISQFLDNDNDAVIWRGPLKTGAIMQFIGDVAWGKLDYLIIDAPPGTGDEPLTVFQNVDKIKGALIVTSPSTVSQDDVERAINFVKKMDKQVIGIVENMSYFICPNCKTKHYIFGENGGKSLAERYNLELLAQIPLDSTVRENMDAGKPVAYFGTPEVTNVYVNLAKTVIEKVEAVS
- a CDS encoding POTRA domain-containing protein → MKKHFLLFAIFFIAGFAFSITLLNDISYNVDISYAATDVERVLTNYGIQEGTYVGDIDIRLAIQEILKSGYFTSVSYNLDENGNLELIFKPNPIVTNYEVEILGDELINKENIRSSISINTNIPLNLNDFQTSMKNIQDLYIKNGYQFVDIYSNLKMTGDEITLEATEINNKEYSSDTLVFIVKEYSLWDLELRGELSQLDKEDIKERIGFDFRKDWNSKFFLFRPNAKETYPSFQKVQNILNSLNQIPFFSADTNLRFEVTEIEENEGGELLLVLEGNLRKIVPEDPVIINKISFIGNESLEEFRLNEVVNEFVPLGNPVSNLDLLYAYDNLQKVYYDNGYIYTLITPKYQDNELIFEITEPKVGDVEITQEATAKTKPYIVESLVKIKPGEVFNQQKLQDTYTSFMGTGFFKDIKIQPIQQAEDVIGFKITPIESGKLGKLMGGVTWTLPEDQEWYQGFTGELEVQFLNPFGYGQTFSLNSALNPMRNYYSVGFDYDVIKLAGSNLNLGAGIHYTVSEDGEYYSNIGGYATNYLSLSVAPRYSIQDFSYITSSFTYNNYKLVDESNLNVLSGSAGYLYNSLDSPYRPHNGQYFQINGIGGVETSNTDNYYIGATTEGKLFYSFYKFTLGSRLKLGTVYNSNSDSNLNYQFNVGGMYSVRTSDFYAQEGENLLLFNTELAYELATSQVPLDLIAYFDYGSAQDDVSKLFDDSILSFGGGLRFTVPLLGQIGFGYGWDEALNGKVWFGFGQTF
- the priA gene encoding replication restart helicase PriA, encoding MYYYEVIPIGQMVFNGFTYKSDKKLEIGQRVIIDLRGKFLSGLIYKEAESTEFSKIKEIAFPLDNKSLLNENHIKLMEKVSSKFMAPIGEVARLLFPPLSSDIYKLRIIPKSSLGPIQKPIFYKQFLKSFDNASKANKQLREYLDSNLIEIELYRKEFTKKIDKFVSLKMDLKETWKFNVSKSAREVINYLSINGETLESDLYSQGIVKKGSTVLNTLRKKGIIELSESITAYQKNTEVSLNDEQRQAVETIKANPDKPHLLYGVTGSGKTEVFFEVARPILESGGKVLLLVPEISLTSELMNRLKKRFANYNAAFYHSGLTSSERVQTWYKAVNGELDLVIGTRSAIFIPMKDLKMIIIDEEHDQSYYQIENVSYDAIDTACFRKDLEDIQLILSSATPRVVDLHKAKTNSFYLEKIKTRYFTEMPEVQIVDMKKDEKYNWIFSKKVVENIEVSLKKNKKVIVFTPTRGYANYVICSDCGYIFKCDECDVSLTFHKKERKLRCHYCGKESELPNFCPKCGGFKLQTRGFGTERVMTELAKLFPSQPLVRVDRTVIKTFKDLRNTFNFMKEPGKKIVVGTKMITKGLDIQDLDLVVILDADRYINFPDYNAQESTASLLMQVAGRSGRKEKGKVIIQSFEPENNIYKSLIDHNFDLIAENDLEQRKIYGYPPFVTLFLILVNNPSADKAKAKANEIVEELGKIENQDDFEILGPVVPIISKLRGNYRYQIIIKSKKKNHDFLFSAIKTYFRDIKIYVNPPTTLV
- the hpf gene encoding ribosome hibernation-promoting factor, HPF/YfiA family, which codes for MEYKVYTKEVELTEALENYIEKRMSKPDHLLKKHSDIVSPSDVRITKERGIYKVEITTHIKPLSKIIKVEERNNDLYEAIDKVTDSLERKIRKLKNRLQERSRAEKKVRMEIEQNLQNPDIKNLDLAEESEAESEEKPDAPKIVRTKNFDLTLMNVEEAMLQMQLLGHSFFVFRNPENDAISVLYERKDGDLGLIEFNE
- the thyX gene encoding FAD-dependent thymidylate synthase, with protein sequence MTNQEDSLTTNKESIKVLDKGFVTLVDIMGDDRSAVRAARVSHGKDISTDEKDRKLINYLMEHGHLSPFEHITFTFHVKAPIFVVRQWFRHRIGMSPNEISRRYTSKNVNEFYIPDHIRIQDTKDKQSSNVYSDEQLREETLEIIEEVYKKSYEAYEKLINMGVAREMARIILPVGEYTEFYLTTNVRALMHFLDLRASSHAQWEIQQYAKALAQFFQKTCPWSYEAYLKHQYKGDILK
- a CDS encoding HPP family protein produces the protein MDEISNILVKFKKNWKKYVFQSLLATITIFFILLILNVQDRPIIVSSLGASTFIVFAMPKSMVAKARNLVGGHAVGFICGSIFSFLLNGNFVFSNLSYALAVGLSIFLMVVIDTEHPPAAGTALSLSITGFSLNAFLSVFISVAILAVVHHFLKPYMIDLI
- a CDS encoding OsmC family protein, with amino-acid sequence MTEFLLQNTHGSHFYMKTPSGHDIHVDTDPEFLGYDSGAKPMEYLIAGLGGCTGIDVVTILDKMKVKYDALNLRILTERSEEHPKKYTKIHIIFEFKGKDLPMDRLQRAAQLSQEKYCGATATFRGSTEMTYEVKIVE